In the Bifidobacterium catenulatum PV20-2 genome, one interval contains:
- the murJ gene encoding murein biosynthesis integral membrane protein MurJ has protein sequence MSSSVGRNSLIMASGTAASRVTGQIRTILLAWALGTTGYAANAYQAGSMIPQVIYTLVSGGIFNAVLVPQIVRTLKAKDAETKLNKLITLAITMLLTVAILMALCTPLLTRLYVNGGPETMALATSFTLWCMPQIFFYGLYTVIGQILAAKDHFTAYAWSSVGANIISCIGFGTFIALFGRATEHPLDFWTADKIALTAGTWTLGVVFQALVLFIPLTKIGLKYRPQFGLRGIGLRSMGPVAAWSVGIVVIDQLANIVITRTSTNAPMLAQQQFGINPLDVAGNASYQNAYTIYMLPYSLIAVSLATAIFPKISRAVADHNIAEARIDLSQALRNMGVIMCYFSVAFVVMPVPIILALLPSVSVKEAILMAGPLIALGVGLPFASAYLIIQRTFYAFEDGKSPFIFMLFAMGIQAIGVIIGAKLLPPTEWTTMIGTVGAISYILPIPILYVMLRKRFENNIDGLRIAVSYIKSIGAAATAMFIGVTARDSIYQLVGAQIGAVDGHMNWIQAVSCAALLAIVTFIVYVGMLRLLRSEEFDEAIALIYSRIPGLRKPTSPNDRLGQGDAENGE, from the coding sequence ATGAGTTCTTCCGTTGGCCGTAATTCACTAATCATGGCCTCCGGCACCGCGGCCTCGCGCGTGACCGGGCAAATCCGTACCATTCTGCTCGCTTGGGCTTTAGGCACCACCGGCTATGCGGCAAACGCCTATCAAGCCGGATCCATGATTCCGCAGGTCATCTACACTCTGGTTTCCGGCGGTATCTTCAACGCCGTGCTCGTACCGCAGATCGTGCGCACGTTGAAGGCGAAAGACGCCGAAACCAAGCTCAACAAGCTCATCACACTCGCCATCACCATGTTGTTGACGGTGGCGATTCTGATGGCGCTGTGCACGCCGTTGCTCACCAGACTGTATGTGAACGGCGGCCCGGAAACCATGGCGTTGGCAACCTCGTTCACCCTGTGGTGCATGCCCCAAATCTTCTTCTACGGCCTGTATACGGTGATCGGCCAGATTCTTGCAGCTAAAGACCATTTCACCGCGTATGCGTGGAGTTCGGTGGGCGCGAACATCATCAGCTGCATCGGTTTCGGCACATTCATCGCATTGTTCGGCCGCGCCACGGAACATCCGCTTGATTTCTGGACCGCCGACAAAATCGCTTTGACGGCCGGAACATGGACGTTAGGCGTGGTATTCCAAGCATTGGTGTTGTTCATTCCGCTGACCAAAATCGGATTGAAATACCGCCCGCAATTCGGACTTCGCGGCATCGGCTTGCGTTCGATGGGTCCGGTCGCGGCTTGGAGCGTCGGCATTGTCGTAATCGACCAGCTCGCCAATATCGTAATCACGCGTACCTCCACTAACGCGCCGATGCTCGCGCAGCAGCAGTTCGGCATCAATCCGCTCGACGTGGCCGGCAATGCTTCATACCAGAACGCGTACACGATTTACATGCTGCCGTATTCGCTGATTGCCGTTTCGCTGGCAACTGCGATTTTCCCGAAAATATCCCGTGCGGTCGCCGACCATAATATCGCCGAAGCGCGCATCGATCTCAGCCAGGCGCTGCGTAATATGGGCGTAATCATGTGCTATTTCTCGGTCGCTTTCGTAGTGATGCCCGTTCCGATCATTCTCGCGTTGCTGCCGTCCGTAAGCGTCAAGGAAGCCATTCTCATGGCGGGACCGCTTATTGCACTTGGCGTGGGACTTCCCTTCGCCAGCGCATATCTGATTATTCAACGCACGTTCTACGCATTCGAAGACGGCAAATCGCCGTTCATTTTCATGCTGTTCGCCATGGGCATTCAAGCGATAGGCGTGATAATCGGCGCGAAACTACTCCCCCCTACTGAGTGGACGACAATGATCGGCACGGTAGGAGCCATAAGCTACATACTGCCGATTCCCATCCTGTATGTCATGCTGCGCAAACGATTCGAAAACAATATCGACGGTCTACGCATCGCCGTCTCGTATATAAAATCGATTGGCGCGGCAGCAACGGCCATGTTCATCGGCGTGACGGCACGCGACAGCATCTACCAGCTTGTCGGCGCCCAGATCGGAGCGGTGGACGGTCATATGAACTGGATTCAGGCAGTGTCGTGTGCCGCACTGCTGGCCATAGTGACCTTCATCGTTTACGTAGGCATGTTGCGGCTGCTGCGTTCCGAGGAATTCGATGAGGCGATCGCACTGATTTACTCACGTATTCCCGGACTTCGCAAGCCGACCAGCCCCAACGATAGACTGGGACAGGGCGACGCCGAAAACGGCGAGTGA
- a CDS encoding DUF6049 family protein produces MVVRKETQQTGVKVNQPAQRNVPHGIRALSAILAMVMTMALMLLYAPTPHAKAEETQETQSGAMLSIDSSTAVLTDTSGYHLSATVTNTTDQEIPSGTLTLAMNAFYTFVSRNDIQEWSEGTGQIPTPDIVGQSEVPALQPGASANVRIDAESSQEALASINSWGPKPITLSYEAGGVQQDKAHTFATRTGAGINTPDTPAMNITIVQPLEAQGWTTDNTMLEQLVNKGGVTSAELSKIAVPGKEDEARLKSLEQTFTKHDKLQVVADPTYLKAMPMPTQVDGITQPALFDITAYSALNDSKTYDSASVGTSQWNAKQALKNYQLALGDPNASMTTYAWQGTGNWTIEALTKAKQQGYDTVIATHDFEENDAATAETGKAIVATDAGNVTVLTAQSVLSNLAQGKATSANAEADGEGTTAGRLARFVAQSAFYQMEQPYAERNLLVCLSDNSDPAVVDALMTDVEQSPWLNITDLNTLSNADPALSGDDAAAIVPQSDGINDATQANLRQTLNTLAASTNDIKRFNASILTDVADDAKQAPTGLKAWRRQLVNAHGIMALHALGGENPAGSTMVEGAGQLASLLINGVAITPTENVNVVSETAQMPVTISNSHPYPVTVKVSSLTNSMQIVTSRFDTVEVPAHGEAQVAFTIRVATSGTADATLSLQDRQGITFGATQTTHITSALQISDKTGFIIIGIAVLLGALGLWRQFHRKKDPDE; encoded by the coding sequence ATGGTTGTACGCAAGGAAACTCAACAGACAGGCGTGAAGGTGAATCAACCCGCACAACGGAACGTTCCGCACGGCATACGTGCTCTTTCGGCAATCCTCGCCATGGTCATGACCATGGCGTTGATGTTGTTATACGCACCTACGCCACATGCCAAAGCCGAAGAAACACAGGAAACACAATCGGGAGCCATGCTGTCGATCGACTCCTCCACAGCCGTGCTGACAGACACTTCCGGCTATCATCTGAGCGCAACGGTGACCAACACCACAGATCAGGAAATCCCATCGGGCACGCTGACCCTCGCCATGAACGCCTTCTACACGTTCGTGTCGCGCAACGATATCCAGGAATGGTCGGAAGGCACCGGGCAGATCCCAACGCCCGATATCGTGGGCCAGAGCGAGGTTCCCGCGCTTCAACCGGGAGCTTCAGCGAACGTGCGCATCGACGCGGAATCAAGCCAAGAGGCACTGGCATCCATTAACTCCTGGGGTCCCAAGCCCATCACTCTCAGCTATGAGGCCGGCGGAGTCCAGCAAGACAAAGCACACACTTTCGCAACACGGACCGGAGCTGGAATCAATACCCCCGACACGCCCGCGATGAATATCACCATCGTACAGCCGCTCGAAGCGCAAGGATGGACCACCGACAACACCATGCTGGAACAGCTCGTCAACAAAGGTGGTGTCACTTCCGCAGAACTTTCGAAAATCGCCGTTCCCGGCAAAGAAGACGAGGCACGACTCAAGTCGCTGGAACAGACGTTCACCAAGCATGACAAACTGCAGGTGGTGGCCGATCCAACCTATCTGAAGGCGATGCCAATGCCGACGCAAGTCGACGGCATCACGCAACCGGCCCTATTCGACATCACCGCCTATTCCGCGCTGAACGACAGCAAAACCTATGATTCGGCAAGCGTCGGCACCTCGCAATGGAACGCCAAACAGGCCTTGAAAAACTATCAATTGGCGTTGGGCGACCCGAACGCGAGTATGACCACGTATGCATGGCAGGGCACCGGCAATTGGACGATCGAGGCGCTCACGAAAGCCAAGCAGCAGGGGTACGACACCGTCATCGCCACGCATGATTTCGAAGAGAACGATGCGGCCACCGCGGAAACAGGCAAGGCCATAGTTGCCACCGACGCGGGCAACGTCACCGTGCTGACTGCGCAAAGCGTGCTTTCCAACCTTGCACAAGGCAAGGCGACCAGTGCCAACGCTGAAGCGGATGGCGAGGGTACAACGGCCGGGCGTCTCGCACGATTCGTCGCGCAAAGCGCGTTCTACCAAATGGAACAGCCGTATGCGGAACGCAACCTGCTGGTCTGCCTAAGCGACAATTCCGACCCAGCCGTCGTGGACGCGCTGATGACGGACGTCGAACAATCGCCATGGCTGAACATCACCGATCTGAACACATTAAGCAACGCCGACCCCGCCTTGAGCGGCGACGATGCGGCCGCGATCGTGCCGCAATCCGACGGAATCAATGATGCGACGCAAGCCAATCTCAGGCAGACGCTCAACACGCTGGCAGCCTCGACAAACGACATCAAACGATTCAATGCGTCCATCCTCACCGACGTCGCCGACGATGCCAAGCAGGCCCCCACAGGCCTCAAAGCGTGGCGCAGGCAGCTCGTCAACGCGCACGGCATCATGGCCCTGCACGCGCTAGGCGGCGAAAACCCAGCCGGAAGCACCATGGTGGAAGGAGCCGGGCAACTGGCGTCCCTGCTCATCAACGGCGTGGCCATCACACCGACGGAAAACGTCAACGTGGTCAGCGAAACCGCGCAAATGCCCGTTACCATCAGCAACAGCCACCCCTATCCGGTCACGGTAAAAGTCTCATCGTTGACCAACTCCATGCAGATCGTCACTTCGCGTTTCGACACCGTGGAAGTGCCCGCGCACGGCGAAGCCCAAGTGGCGTTCACCATCCGCGTGGCCACCTCTGGCACCGCGGATGCCACGCTCAGCCTGCAGGACAGGCAGGGCATCACATTCGGAGCGACACAAACCACCCACATCACCAGCGCATTGCAGATCAGCGACAAAACCGGCTTCATCATCATCGGCATCGCCGTGCTGCTTGGAGCTTTGGGACTGTGGCGCCAATTCCACCGTAAGAAGGATCCCGACGAATGA
- a CDS encoding CCA tRNA nucleotidyltransferase — MNFEVWPEAIELGRMFAEEGYELALVGGPVRDLLLHRKSHDLDFCTSARPEQFEHILRRFGRDGFWDMGRKFGTLGAMRRREDGTEVQVEVTTYRSDTYDPDSRKPEVNYGDTLEGDLSRRDFTVNAMALRVPELEFVDPFGGANDLSKGVLRTPVDPRQSFDDDPLRMMRAVRFVAQLGFRIEPETAEALTDMVDRIEIVSAERVRDELVKMLLSDRPRAGIEALVDSGLADIVFPEIPALQLEIDEHHRHKDVFEHTMIVIDRAVALETGPDGPVPAPDLTLRLAALMHDIGKPKTRRFEAGGKVSFHHHDAVGAKMTRKRLKALHFDHHMVEDVSELVNLHLRFHGYVEEPWTDSAVRRYVKDAGPLYERLNRLTRADATTQNKRKAMVFSSAMDEMEQRVRDLKEKEDFDAIRPDLNGDEIMQLLGIEPGPLVGKAYKHMLEYRLDNGPVEHDVAVAELNRWYEEQQAE; from the coding sequence GTGAACTTCGAAGTGTGGCCAGAGGCCATTGAATTAGGGCGTATGTTCGCCGAAGAAGGCTATGAATTGGCGTTGGTGGGAGGTCCTGTCCGGGACCTGCTGTTGCATCGCAAATCGCATGATTTGGATTTTTGCACATCGGCGCGTCCTGAGCAGTTTGAACATATTTTGCGCCGTTTCGGGCGTGACGGATTTTGGGATATGGGACGCAAATTCGGCACGTTGGGCGCGATGCGTCGTCGTGAGGATGGCACGGAAGTGCAGGTTGAGGTAACGACTTACCGTTCCGACACGTATGACCCCGACTCGCGCAAGCCGGAAGTCAATTATGGCGACACGCTGGAAGGTGATCTTTCCCGCCGCGATTTCACGGTGAACGCCATGGCGTTGCGTGTGCCGGAACTGGAATTCGTCGACCCGTTCGGCGGCGCGAACGATTTGTCCAAGGGCGTGTTGCGCACCCCGGTCGATCCTCGCCAGTCGTTCGACGATGATCCGCTGCGCATGATGCGTGCCGTGCGTTTCGTGGCACAACTGGGCTTCCGCATCGAACCTGAAACCGCCGAAGCGCTGACTGACATGGTCGATCGCATCGAAATCGTTTCCGCCGAGCGCGTACGCGACGAACTGGTCAAAATGCTGCTGTCCGATCGCCCGCGTGCAGGTATCGAAGCGTTGGTCGATTCCGGTCTTGCGGATATTGTCTTCCCGGAAATTCCGGCATTGCAGCTCGAAATTGACGAACATCATCGTCATAAGGACGTATTCGAGCACACCATGATCGTCATTGATCGTGCTGTCGCTCTCGAAACCGGCCCGGACGGCCCTGTGCCAGCTCCGGATCTGACGTTGCGTTTGGCCGCGCTCATGCATGACATCGGCAAGCCAAAGACCCGTCGTTTCGAGGCGGGCGGCAAGGTGAGTTTCCATCATCATGATGCCGTCGGCGCGAAAATGACCCGCAAGCGCCTTAAGGCATTGCATTTCGACCATCACATGGTCGAGGACGTCAGCGAGCTGGTCAATCTGCACTTGCGCTTCCATGGTTACGTGGAGGAGCCGTGGACGGATTCCGCGGTCCGTCGTTACGTCAAAGACGCAGGCCCGCTGTACGAGCGTCTGAACCGTCTTACGCGTGCCGATGCTACCACGCAGAACAAGCGCAAGGCCATGGTGTTCTCGTCGGCGATGGACGAGATGGAACAGCGCGTGCGCGATCTGAAGGAGAAGGAGGATTTCGACGCGATCCGCCCTGATCTGAATGGTGACGAAATCATGCAGCTGCTCGGCATTGAACCGGGACCGCTGGTTGGCAAGGCGTACAAGCACATGCTGGAATATCGTCTCGATAACGGCCCGGTCGAGCATGATGTCGCTGTTGCCGAGCTGAATCGCTGGTATGAGGAGCAGCAGGCCGAATAA
- a CDS encoding NUDIX hydrolase has protein sequence MVGIMITPADLARMLAHAADDHTQNPMAPDKLLYTSQSVSLRQETIITPSAPTPAMMPQRRATDGPTTFASLDAQELPVVREYSAGGLVFDDKGRVAIIARHSRSGHLEWCLPKGHIEKGETPQQTAVREVHEETGILGEVVDSIATIDYWFTGTSQRVHKLVHHFALRQIGGELTVEGDPDHEAEDAIWVDFADLDDVLSYPNERKIAWLYARKLNRQA, from the coding sequence ATGGTTGGAATCATGATTACGCCCGCAGACCTTGCACGCATGCTTGCCCATGCTGCGGACGACCATACCCAAAATCCGATGGCACCGGACAAACTGCTATACACATCGCAGTCCGTTTCCTTGCGGCAAGAGACCATCATCACGCCTAGCGCACCCACCCCAGCAATGATGCCGCAGCGGCGCGCCACAGACGGTCCGACCACCTTCGCCTCGCTCGACGCGCAGGAACTGCCGGTGGTACGCGAATATTCGGCGGGCGGTCTCGTATTCGACGACAAGGGGCGTGTGGCGATCATCGCACGTCATTCACGCAGCGGGCATTTGGAATGGTGCCTGCCGAAAGGTCATATCGAAAAAGGCGAGACACCGCAGCAAACCGCCGTTCGCGAAGTACATGAGGAAACCGGCATTTTGGGTGAAGTGGTCGATTCCATCGCCACCATCGACTACTGGTTCACGGGAACCAGCCAGCGCGTACACAAGCTGGTGCATCACTTCGCATTGCGCCAGATCGGCGGCGAGCTGACGGTGGAAGGCGACCCGGACCATGAGGCAGAAGACGCGATTTGGGTGGATTTTGCTGATTTGGACGACGTTCTCAGCTACCCGAACGAACGAAAGATAGCATGGTTGTACGCAAGGAAACTCAACAGACAGGCGTGA
- the rsmA gene encoding 16S rRNA (adenine(1518)-N(6)/adenine(1519)-N(6))-dimethyltransferase RsmA produces MTENANETNEIDETVQGRLLGAADIRRIAAEAGISPTKKFGQNFVIDPGTVRRIVREAGVTADDHVLEVGPGLGSLTLAILETGATMTAVEIDPPVAERLPGTIAEFMPDAVDRFRVVNRDALTVTPENLPDFNNDDSFTLVANLPYNVATPILLTLLERFDNLGTFLVMVQKEVADRLSEKPGSKIYGTPSVKLAWYGTAERVGIIGRNVFWPAPNVDSALVLFKRYEGGHTPSANNPDGSVVDRTTVFRLIDAAFGQRRKTLHAALKKIVPSEAFERADIDPTRRGETLTIDEFVALARAMGEVSAA; encoded by the coding sequence ATGACAGAAAACGCGAACGAAACCAACGAAATCGACGAAACTGTGCAAGGCCGCCTGCTGGGGGCTGCTGACATTCGCCGTATCGCAGCCGAGGCCGGTATCAGCCCGACAAAAAAATTCGGGCAGAATTTCGTAATCGACCCGGGCACGGTTCGTCGTATCGTGCGCGAGGCGGGTGTGACCGCCGACGATCATGTATTGGAAGTCGGACCTGGATTGGGTTCGCTGACATTGGCGATTTTGGAAACCGGCGCCACGATGACCGCCGTGGAGATCGACCCGCCCGTTGCGGAACGACTGCCCGGCACCATCGCCGAATTCATGCCGGACGCGGTGGATCGTTTCCGTGTAGTCAACCGTGACGCACTGACCGTAACGCCGGAAAATCTGCCTGATTTCAATAATGACGATTCGTTCACTCTCGTAGCAAATCTGCCATACAACGTGGCCACGCCGATTCTACTGACGTTGCTGGAACGTTTTGACAATCTCGGAACTTTTCTGGTGATGGTGCAGAAGGAAGTCGCGGACCGACTGAGCGAAAAGCCCGGTTCAAAGATTTACGGCACTCCAAGCGTGAAGCTCGCATGGTACGGCACCGCGGAACGCGTGGGCATTATCGGACGCAATGTGTTCTGGCCGGCGCCGAATGTGGATTCCGCGCTGGTGCTGTTCAAACGATACGAGGGCGGGCACACGCCTTCCGCCAACAATCCCGACGGTTCCGTGGTGGACCGCACAACCGTGTTCCGTCTCATCGACGCCGCATTTGGGCAGCGCCGCAAAACCCTGCATGCCGCGTTGAAGAAAATCGTACCTTCCGAAGCGTTTGAGCGGGCAGACATCGATCCGACGCGACGTGGCGAGACGCTTACCATCGACGAATTCGTGGCATTGGCACGAGCCATGGGCGAGGTGTCGGCGGCATGA
- a CDS encoding 4-(cytidine 5'-diphospho)-2-C-methyl-D-erythritol kinase yields the protein MSGNGNAINEVSVDCPAKTNLTLHVGAPRSEWGGRHELDTIYCAVGVYDTVTVSRKKPGAGFSLNLDGAYLGDLASSGSDMRRNHAVLALFAMAEASGHKPDVALNIEKRIPVGAGMAGGSADAAATILALNTLWNLDWPIERLQQVAATLGADMPFCLTGGYARGTGFGEQIEQLSEHSNDVRELTKQGCAGRLLVGAYQAELRTPEVYAMFDQIGTGAGDNNHLQQAAISLHPRSGQAIDEALRAGAKQAFVSGSGPSVIAFVPTDEAARAVQSAWRQNRCVDRIIASKAPAHPIVHIIA from the coding sequence ATGAGCGGCAACGGCAACGCAATCAATGAAGTCAGTGTGGACTGCCCTGCAAAAACGAATCTGACCTTGCACGTGGGGGCACCACGCAGCGAATGGGGCGGCCGGCACGAGCTGGACACCATTTACTGCGCCGTCGGCGTATACGACACCGTCACCGTCAGCCGTAAAAAGCCCGGAGCCGGTTTCTCCTTGAATCTTGATGGCGCATATCTTGGCGATCTGGCCTCATCCGGCAGTGACATGCGACGCAACCATGCAGTGCTCGCCCTATTCGCCATGGCCGAAGCGAGCGGCCATAAACCGGACGTGGCGTTGAACATCGAAAAACGCATTCCCGTCGGCGCAGGCATGGCGGGTGGTTCCGCCGATGCGGCCGCCACGATTCTGGCGTTGAACACGCTATGGAATCTTGATTGGCCCATAGAACGGTTGCAACAGGTCGCCGCCACATTGGGCGCGGATATGCCGTTCTGCCTGACCGGAGGCTACGCGCGAGGCACAGGCTTCGGCGAGCAGATCGAACAGCTCAGCGAGCACAGCAACGACGTGCGCGAATTGACGAAACAGGGTTGTGCGGGCCGTCTCTTGGTCGGCGCGTATCAGGCGGAACTGCGCACGCCGGAAGTGTATGCCATGTTCGACCAAATCGGCACCGGAGCAGGAGACAACAATCATCTGCAACAAGCGGCGATCTCACTGCACCCACGCAGCGGACAGGCGATCGACGAAGCGTTGCGGGCGGGCGCAAAGCAAGCGTTCGTCTCCGGATCCGGCCCTTCCGTAATCGCATTCGTACCAACCGACGAAGCCGCACGCGCCGTGCAGTCGGCATGGCGGCAAAACCGTTGTGTCGACCGCATCATCGCCTCCAAGGCACCGGCCCATCCGATTGTGCATATCATCGCGTAA
- a CDS encoding LytR C-terminal domain-containing protein has protein sequence MTQANDERAARKQYIRRRQKVAFTITGAILTVALVISLLFFFHVGGLGKVNSAAVQPNYGQQAPCAAQEQDGSKGKYVENRNITVRVLNGTEFSGFAQAVSSALQNREFNTQAAGNYTSSKVERTMIIFGKNAINQAYTVNSNFTDAKMVMDDREDMLIDVVVGATFDNLQNQKQVPTAGKEIESFEGCVTVDKMTDVQKAPEHDAV, from the coding sequence ATGACTCAGGCTAACGACGAGCGCGCCGCGCGCAAACAGTACATTCGCCGCCGTCAGAAGGTGGCGTTCACCATCACCGGCGCCATTTTGACGGTCGCATTGGTGATTTCCTTGCTGTTCTTCTTCCATGTTGGAGGATTGGGCAAAGTCAATTCGGCTGCAGTACAGCCGAATTACGGCCAGCAGGCTCCTTGCGCCGCCCAGGAACAGGACGGCAGCAAAGGCAAGTACGTGGAGAACCGCAACATCACCGTGCGCGTGCTCAACGGCACTGAATTCTCCGGCTTCGCACAGGCCGTCAGCAGCGCGCTGCAGAATCGCGAGTTCAACACCCAGGCCGCTGGCAACTACACCAGTTCCAAGGTGGAACGCACGATGATCATCTTCGGCAAGAATGCCATTAATCAGGCGTACACGGTGAACAGCAACTTCACCGACGCAAAAATGGTGATGGACGATCGCGAGGATATGCTGATCGACGTTGTGGTCGGCGCGACCTTCGACAATCTACAGAATCAGAAGCAAGTGCCGACCGCCGGCAAGGAGATCGAAAGCTTCGAAGGATGCGTTACCGTCGACAAGATGACTGACGTACAGAAGGCCCCCGAACACGACGCAGTTTGA